Genomic DNA from Rana temporaria chromosome 1, aRanTem1.1, whole genome shotgun sequence:
aatgtattttacaaaatgtgtgtttaattatttttaacaAGATAATAAACAAGCACCACAAGTTTTTTCATATAAAACAACTTCAATATGTGAATATAAATTACATAATTAACTTTCCGGATGTTTTGGATtgaatagggaagggttaaagccCTCTTTGGGATTCCAATAATATCCCTTTGAAATTATTTAAGTATTCTGAATCTGATAATGCTTTGCGGATTGAGGATATTTCTCTTTAAATCCTGTCTTAGAGACAGGAAAAGAGGAAACCTCTCCAAATTGAGGGGAATTGCCATCTCAGACAGTTGTTCCTGGTACATGTGACACCAATGGAAGATTTTCCTTCAACTcttcttctggggacaaccctaAAGTCCTGATTTCCCATCATTTGCTGTTTCAAGACTAATAGTCACCATTAGAGAAAGGAATCTCCCCTATGATGGCAAAGACGTCAATAAAAACTTAATGAAGGGTCTAACCTTTCCCCACtctattcaaaaatgtaaaaaaagatttcctGCTACATACAATTTAATTTCTCTGATTTAAACCACAGTCCAGCATTATCTATTATTACATAACAAGAAATAGAGGAGAGTTTGCAGTATCAATTATTAGAGGAACATGCAGCTTGATAACATTACAGGAACAACAAACCTGTAACATATTTTTATAGCCAAGTGGCCTGTGGTAAACTTTTGAGGTGGTGAGGCTTACTACCCCCCTTATTTATGTACCCCCTTTGGTCTACCCCTTCTGTGAAGTTACATGGGTATtttctagtgtgtgtttacaatgaTGACATTTTTAAATCGATTGCACAAAGTATTTCAAATTCAGAATACACAGTTGAATTTTTAATCATGATCTCCGATTTCCTAAACTCGTCCTTTCTTCTAATGAAGAGTCACTTTTATGCCAACATGACATTTAGTAAAATGAAATCCACTTGCTAGGCCATTGTAAAGCACAGGCCTTGTGAACATTAGCTCTTTGTCCATCCACATGGACAGATGAGCCATGTGCAGCATGAGTAAGCGTGGTCTTTCCTCATCCTTTTCAACTCTGTTTTCTTTCACAATTAGACGAGCACACATCAGAAAAAAGGATTACGCACAGATTTTATGTAATGGATTAAAAAACGTAAGCCTCTTACTGTCCTCTATGGACCAAAATAACCACTTAGGTAGTCTGTGGGCTTATTATTTAAAGCAGACATACTTAAATAAGCAGAAAGAGATGCTCATTTGACTCTGGAGGGAGCCCATTTAACACTGGTTTACAACAGAGAAGAGTCAGGTAAgtcgttttttgctgaaagttttAGATTAGAAATTACATTTGTTAGAATGGTTTTATATTTCTGACTGATTGTAAATAGCATGATTGTACTAAGAATTAAATCAAAGTCTACATTTAGCAAGGCTAGAGCTTTCTAACTACTGATTTATgtatcactattattattattattattattattattatttcaggtacttatatagtgctctCAATTTAGTCAGCACTTTACATTCACATACCTATTTTACAaagcattgtacattcacatcagtccttacactcaaggagcttacaatcctaaggtccctaactaacatttatacatacactagggacaatttagacaggatccaacaaACCTACCAGAATGCctttggagtgttggaggaaaccaacgcaggcacagggagaacatgcaaactacaggcaggtagtgtcgtggttgggatttgaaccattgaccctttttactgctaggtgaaagtgctatccactacatcACTGCTGCCCAGGGGCCTGCTAGGCTGGGAATGAAAGTCAAGTTTATGGTTTAAATGGCTTTAAATactaaaatcaaatcaaataaattaaaaagggtttaaaTTATTTACatgcacattattggatgattaagcactagcaccTCAATCTTATTCACGAAGATAGGTAAACCATAACTTTGGTGTTCTCTACTTATTTAGTAGTCTATTTACATATTAAAATAGGTATTGAAACCAGACATTGCATTGGATTAATAGTATTAGAGAACTGGAGGTATCCTATATACACAAACAGCATTCTCTATACAAGATATAAAACCATTGTCTTTGGCAAggtttctcaacttcagtcctcaagtcccccaacaggtcatgtttttaggatttccctcagattaaacagctgtggtaattactaaggtagtgaaactgatcaaatcacctgtgcaaaataatggaaagcctggaaacatgacctgttgggagtacttgagaactggagttgagaaataTTGGTCTATGGTACCACCTTTATTTACCAGAGCTTACCACTAGGGTGCGATCTGTCTCATTTTATTATGCATTTTACTGTTATGAAAGAGAGTACATTCTTATAGaagggaagaggaaaaaaaatatataggaagTCTTTTGATTTTGGTTGCTCAAATTAAGGATATGATATAAACTCATACAGTATGTGTGCAATCTAAATGACAATAGTTACAGTTTGTAAGGTCAACAGCAAACTTACATGCTACATAGAATATCTGCTTTATCTTATGaaaatgtttctatttttctCTAGAATGAAGTGTTTCAAGTATTTCTTCCTTGCTGCATTTATTACCATTTTTGAGCATTGTAGAGGCCAGACCTGTGTGGTAGATAATTTTAAAGTGAAGGATGACTTTGAATTTAACAGGGTaagtttttcattttaaaaataaggTCATTAAGAGATGATGTACTAAATACATATAAGAGGTAATTTATTAATGACGTAATATATATGCTGGTAAGGTAAACTATTTGATGTGAAAACATATGCACTTTAGGATGGCACAGAATTTAGAACAATGTCAGATTAGCAATTAAATATTTGCACTTTTGAATTAAAAAGCTCATTGTACCTACTCATAGCTGAACTTCTACAGCTCAGTATAGACTTGAATGAGAATTGCTACTCTTGCCACGTGAGTGGGAGAGGGATTCATtcattctaaaaaaatataacatgccGCATTTTTGGAAGATTTCTATGCCTATACTTGCTAAGACTTGTGAGCGCACACAATTCTACAAGcagcatttttgaaaaaataaatccttCAACTTAATGTTTCAGTGATGGGGAGACCACTCGCCATTAACTCTAAGCTAAACTGATGGACATAACTATTTTAGTCTCCTCTGCCATCATCCTTAAAGCGCCAGTCCACcgattgcattcttttttttagatgtttgAATTAAATAACCCAATGgtgcctcttgtattttattaaatcCATTGGTTACGTCTCTGTATTTGAGCATCCATATCTGTATATCTGTTTATATTTTAAGGGTTAATGTTTCATTTGGGTTAAGAAGTAGCTGCTTGAAAGTAacatgagttaaaaaaaaagttctaatagTTACATAATCGTAAATAATGAACTGCTTGTGTGGTCTATAGATTCACTCTTTCATTTAATTGAATTGAATTATATACTTCTAATTATTATACTATAATTATTATATAATCCTGTAATTCTCCAACCGCTTCCTGAGTAACAGCTGCCATATTTTTGGAAGTTGACTGGTACTTTGAGAGCAGAGTAGCCCCCCTACCCCATCTTCTTCAGCTGACTATCCTTTCATCACCCTTAGCGCCTAGGTCCTTGGGCTTCTACATGATCAGCCATAACATGGCTGTGTCAAGGTGGACCCATCTAATAATAATAGGTCCCCCCTTTGCCACCAAAACATCCCTGACCCATCACAGcatggatgccactagacctctgaaagtATGCTTTGGTGCCCGGTAAGCTGATCCTACAAGTCCTGCAATTTGCAAGGTGGAGCTTCCATGGATCagactttttttcagcacaaccCACAGACGCTCGATTGATTGAAATCTGGGGAATTTGGAGGCCAAGTAATCATCTCGGACTCATTGTTGTGTTCCTtaaaccattcttgaaccatttaCGCAGAATGGCGGAGCGCAATATCCTGCTAAAAGAGGTCACTGCCAACAGGGAATACCATTTAcatgaaattatgttctttaagTAGGTGGTACATGTTAATGTAAAATCCACATGAATGCAGGACCAAGGTTTCCctcagaacattgcccaaagcattcCATTGCCTTTGCCGGCTTGCCTTCTTACCATACTGCATCCCGGGACCCTATCTTCCCCAAGTAAGCAATGCACACACCCGGCCATCtgcatgatgtaaaagaaaacacgATTCTTTAGACCAGGCCACCTTATTCCATTGCTTCATTGTCCAGTTCTAGtgctcatgtgcccattgtagcttCTTTTGGCTGTGAACATggatcagcatgggcaccctgacggTCAGAGGCTACGCAGCCCCATACAAAGCAAGTTGTGAAGGCAATTTttcttctgctttcaacacatcaacttcatggGAAACGTGTTTACTtgatgcctaatatatcccactgaCTTTCAGATACCATTGTAATTAATTCatcttttttttaacgattattcACTTTACCGGTCAGTGAtcttaatgttatggctgattggtgtatagGTAAACATGGGCTtttgacatcagtttgagatAAATTATCAATATTTGTTTTGCTATATACTTGTATTGGGAGAAAAGCCATTCTAAAACACAATCAAGCCTGTCCACACTGAACTTAGTTTGTTTTTTATGCCTACTTGGTATTCTTTCATTCACCTTTTTTCTGCCCCTCGCTCATTACATTTTTCAGATTTTACATATTTGTACAATGAACTGAGCAGTTTTTCCTTGCACTTTACCTTAGCTCTGTTAAGGGTacataatattgtttttatttacccGTATACATTTGCCCttctttatttattcacataaTTAAAATTCTTAATTGCACACCATGAACGGGAAACCGTAGCACATTTTCCAATGCTGGGAAATGCACAGCATGTGGTTTCCCTGCGGTTGCAATTTAGGAAAAGTTATGTGGACCTTTTCCCTGTGTTTCCTGTGGGTACAGCAGGCCATTTACATGAAAAACCTTTTGTACCCACCCAAACGCAGCCGCAGGGAAACGgcaacagtgtgaacctagcctaaagtcAAAACACTAATCTTTCGTGATGGGAAATATTTGTATTACTGTATGTAACCGTAACCATAGTAGTTAAGCTGTCATTTACAAGAGCAATCATACACTGAGGAGGATACTCACTTCAGGACCGCCCtccacagttatactgcggcagggtagCCCCACTGAGTTGGGTCATGTACATGATTTTGCATTTTCGGGTAGGGGGTGCACAAGCTTTTAGTctgggtacagagttgcatgaccgcgcaattaccagttaaagcagtgcagtgctaaatataaaaaaaaagacctggtaatgaagggggtaaaatcttctggagttGAAGTGGATAACTACAGTACATTGTAAGACAAGGCAGATTAAGTCTGCTGCAGAAAAATATGTGGGAAACAAACCAGTGTTTAAAGCCTAGGACTGCCCTTTTTTATGCCTTGAGCTATAAAGAATAGTAAATACAAAATTTTTCCAAGGCAGGTTtaagtggcggcccatccataaggGGTGCACAGGCACCAattcatgcatccggcccctaatctacatgcagggcgctggttgcattgattccaatgggggattgtgttttttttttaacgcacgtGATTAAagtcagaggctctaataggcttcaaaatagggtgggcttgccCAGTTGTGTGTCACTAGCAattgaatattcgctattgctacaccaattctcctcccggccaatcaggaagcaggtctgaTCCATTTCCAGATTTTCCGAAAGGAGAAGCTTTGCTGGCCaccgggaggaggagggaggagacgcaggggaatcCGACCGGGGGGTGACTGGCTGTGCACCGctacctcccccccaaaaaaaaattaccggcCGCCACTGGCAGGTTTATACATGAAGTCAATAAAAAGTGATGTGCGGTTTAAAAAAACAACCCAGGTTAATTTATTAGTGCTCTCTGttaatgtgtaaagaaaaaaaaatcttctcatAATTACAAAATGGTGGCATTCACGATTTGTTTTGTTCAAGTGCTTATGTATTCAAACATTAAGGGTAGCTTTTAACACTTTCAATACTTTTCACTAGTATGCGGGAAAATGGTATGCTGTCAGCAAAAAGGACCCTGAAGGCCTGTTCCTACAAGATAATATCTCCGCCGAATACACATTAGATGGGGAAGGTACAATGACTGCATCATCCAAAGGCAGAGTTAAACTTTTTGGGTACGTAATGCTGATATTTGAGCTGcatattgcatgttttttttaacattgtattGGAACttcaagcaaaacttttttttctgttttggttAAAGCATGGAATTGTTCTGGTTGTTATTTCTTTAGAGTTGCCCTCTAATATTCTAGCCTGGTAACTTTTGCTCCTGGGTCAGGAGAGAAAAATCTTGTTTTACAAAGCTACataagtgaaggaaaaatcttccAACAAAACTGTGTTCCAAGGCTTTCCTTTCACATCCTGATGTGTCTCCAAGACAGGATGTGAGGGAAAATCGTACACATTAAATAatattttaacaataaaaaattTGCAAATGTTAGAAGCCttgttcacctttaaaaaaaaaaaaaattcagctgatAAGTTAGGAAATTAAAGAAATTCATCAAAGGGGGTCTTTAATTTAAACATGTAATAAAGATATACCACAAACCAAATATGGCGAGTTAAAATAGTAGTGATGGGCAAGTCTGCCAGGTTTACTTTGTAAAGGGCTTgacaaatctttttttaaaacTCGGGGAACCCAAACTTTGGGTTTCTAGGGAGAGCTGGTCTTGTAGTTAAATTCTGCCAGTTTTTAGGcccaatattgtaaaaaaaaaaagacactggtCTTTTCATTTGCTGTCAGAGTTTACTTTAAACTGTTAAAGATTACTTTAAActattatatttttctataaataAAGACCTTGTGGAAGAAAATGGTGGCAATTgctattttttatgtcacacaataattGCGCTTTTGTTTATCAAAcctatattttcagtaaaaagtctgtttttaaatcttttagaTATTAGACCCCTAATATCACTTCTGCTCAGAACTGAGCACTTCTAGGTTAATACTACTCAGGGGAAATCAGCAGATTGATGTTTGCTAATCTTTCTCTGCTCTACACCTTGACACATGCCATGGAGCCTGAATCACTTGGCAATGAATGGGGTAGGTCAGGTGGAGGATGGCATATTTCTAGAAGTTAATCCCCAAATAAATATAAACTCTAAAATACCATGCCTTCAAAGAAAAGCCCCAAGTTTTATGAAGGGACCTGCACCTAAAAGTGACCGCTGACCTCACATTAACCACAAGATAAAAAGACAatagaaaaagacaaaaaatcccccaataataacaataacaaaagtAACAAAGGGGTTGATTGTTCAAAGAGCTAGCAATCAGAAATAAAGAATAGTTACCTAACTGACCCTAATCTCTCCATGTGCAGTTTGCCAGCTTTCCATACAGCAGTTTACAAATTACGTGCAACAACTTGTGATGTAGGTGCTCTGAGCCTCTCCTTTTATTGTAAGAAGGCTCTAGGCCTGCTGGCCATAGTTTAAAGACCATGCAATGCATTATGGTTTGAAAACATTCTACCTGGGGAATCTGCATATAATTCACCAGGACTGTTAATCTCGAATCCATGGGGGCAGTAACCTGAACCTCATCCCTGTaaacaagattaaaaaaaattaaagatcagTTAAGCAGAAATTACTAGATGAAGAAATAGCTTGACAATTAACAATAATTGTAGTCTATGTTCATCAGGGTAGGTTTTTATTTACTGCACCATTAGTGGAAAACACTGCTTGTTAAATCACTTTATTTTGTCTGATGTATTAAACAATTATTATTCTGCAGTAATTAAGGGTACAATTATTTTACAGGTTCTGGCTGATTTGTGCAGATATGGCTGCTCAGTACTCAGTACCAGACCCAACCACACCAGCTAAAATGTACATGACTTACCAAGGTTTGGCCAGCTACTTATCAAGTGGAGGTAAGTTGAGTTTAGCTAGGACCGCCTAAACTTATATGTTGTACACCTTTATGCATTTATGTAAGAGGATCTGTGATCAAACAATTTCTTGCCAACAAAAGCTATATGGGCACAGCACTAGGTTTACTTGGATGAACGTAAACAATGATACTATCCACAGGAACCGATCAGATTGCATTTATTTCTGGGGTAGGAATGAATAACAATCATCTAGATAGTTTCTATGAGCAATACATTTAGTTTTCCCCAGTTTACTAAAATGTATTAGTTTTGCCCCAGTTTCTGTACAAAGAATGCGGCTGGAATGTTTTATCCATATGGACCATTTTAAGGACCTCATTAACCAGTGTCATTTTTGTTACAGATATTGTGGGATTTTGTATTTACATGCAGTGATACACCATGGGGTGGTGGGTGGGTGGTCTTTCTCCAGATACTTCCACTTATGGTGTACTCCCTTGGTTGCTATTGAAGTTCATACGTATAAACCACCAGGGCCAGATAGACTGATACATTTAAGGAGTTACAGCTGTACGTTGGGCAGACTAGTATGTTTCCAACACAATGGTGTGTCTCTGCATAGTTTTGGTATTTGGTTTCTGGCATGACTATACAAAGTCAGAAACCTATCGATCTCCCCACCTGTAGTCCACAGAGAGAAAAAAGCAATAAGCATGCTGTTACATGGCCTGTAACACAGGTCATTTTTGCACAGAGCTGAGGCAATAGCAGAAATTCAGACTTAACACATGGGGGCTAATGCTGTAGCTAAGCTGAGTCAGCACAATGAAAGTAATTTTTAAGGGGTGCTGCCAAGTCACTGTACCATATTACTATAGAGCACTATATTACTATTGTCATAGCCCTGTGCCATTATTATCCCAATTTTTCACCACTTTAAACccttgacttttattttatttagcacaGCAAGAAAATCTTTTATGTTTTGTAATGTGCTTATTAGTAATATTCATTTAATTTCATTATTactgctaaaaaataaattactataTAGAGGGGGACGCAAGGTGGAGGGTGTTAAAGAATAATCCACCCCAGGTGACAAATGTGCTAGGTACACTGTTTACGTGTTTAATTTTATAAAACAGGTCCTAGAATAagcttgcaatttttttgtgTGACTGCGTAATTAATGCTGTAAGGATATTTTTCTAAAAATGGggaacaatgtgaaaaaaaattcctgaatTTTCAATCTATGGGAGAAAATAACTGCTGGACAACATTTCCACATTCCTCTGTACTAACTTTTAAAGCGGGGTGTAAGAACTGATTTGCAAGGTTTGTGTTTCTGCAGGAGACAACTACTGGGTCATTGATACCGACTATGATAATTATGCAATCACCTATGCTTGCCGTACTCTTCATGAAGATGGAACATGTAATGATGGGTATTCCATCATATTCTCACGCAATCCACGTGgattttctccagctattacaagGATTGTACGCCAAAAACAGGAGGAGATCTGTATGACTGGACAGTTTCAGACAGTTCTTCAATCAGGTATGCTAATAATTTCACATTCTGAAAAACTTAAGGGGGGTAGTGTTCAACTTCAGATTTGGGAGCCACAATCCTTTCATAAGAAAACTACTGTAGCCTTTTTAGCATTTCTGTGTATGTGTAAAGAGTTGAAGAGTTGTCATATTGTCTTGTTTCAATTAATTGAGCAAATACTAATTTCCTAAAAATGTGTCTGTTCCTAAGTTGTGGTCTGTATGTGGCCCCCAGCATCTGTAGTTGGGAAGCAATCTCCAACATAGTGATGAGAGAATTTGTTCCAGTATTTGCAATGATCTATGGTTATCAGATCTTTGCCACTGATTTGATCTGGtggattcatttttattttctgtgaatAATTAAAGGGGTCCTTTAGAGTGTCAGCTGGTGGGAGGAAAAGTACACAAAGGTGCATTTTTATCTAGTTTGTGTTTTTTGGTGTTAAAGTCAAGCAATCTAAGACAAACAATCTGGCCACTTAAAGCaaaaatcgctatacatacctGTTCTGAAGCTGCTCTGGTCCCACACTGAGCTGTAAGAGGTGGCCTCTCTGtgtaggtgggtgcagaggaggcagccAACAACGGAAGCCCCTTAGTAATTCTATCACTGATGTCACTTCCCATGCATTTCCTAGCCGTTGTCAGCTGCTTCCTACACACAGCTTCCGCCACTGGAGACCAGACCGGATTAGCTTCAGAAAAATAATGTATagcgatttttgctttacagggctagataggttagtcttagattgtgGCTGCAAGTAAATTTAGAGATTTTATTGTTAAACTGATCTTCTACtttgatgtttttctttttcaattaaaacataattaaaaataatttttctgttATTGTCTACAGGAGCCTGCTAGAACGTATTGTTGTCAAGAACTTTTTCCTTATCTCTGGGGTAAAAAGAACTGGTCTGTCTTGACAGGATGACTTAAGAAATACAAAAGTTGTTCATATATCAAAGATTTTTTTCAGAGTGCAATTATGTGTTTAACGGTTATTTAGATacaaattattgtttgattgtatgTCATAACGTTTCCTTTAAACATTCTGTTTTTAGATGTTAATATGTCACCAGATTTTGGTAAAATAGATAGTTTAATGGGAAGCTTGACCaagaatacattttttgtatCATTGTGACCAATTGTTATGGATTTATTCCAGTACATATTGTACGCAAGTAAAATGTGTTATTAAAAAATTTGACTACACCGTTGCAAATTATTGTAATACCAAAACAGTACAAAAGTAAAAAGTTTGGTGGTTTGGCATTTTAGTGTAATGATAAGACTGATTAGTACTTGGGCATTAAGAGGTCAAGGTCTGGCTCGAAAATAACTTAATTCCTATTTGCTGTACTTATAAGAAGCATTAGCAATGGTCATTTAAATGATCATTCCAGCACCTGTCAGTACACCCAGATCCAAATCAGAAAAAAAGAGCCTTTATGTAACTTTGTATATAGCCATACATAAATAAATTCACAACTGAGATAACGCTTTATTTGCATTCAACGATCAAAGGTTTGTATCTGAAAGAGGCGTTCAGACTAAAttataattgtatttaatttCCCTGTTATTTTATTACACAGCCCAGTAATGACTATGAGTATAACAGCCCATAAGTACTGAAGAGAGATGCTCCTGCCCACAAGTACTTGTAGAAGGATACTTCTACATATAATAAGCAACTTATGTAAAGTTAACATTCCAGTAC
This window encodes:
- the LOC120913946 gene encoding purpurin-like, whose protein sequence is MKCFKYFFLAAFITIFEHCRGQTCVVDNFKVKDDFEFNRYAGKWYAVSKKDPEGLFLQDNISAEYTLDGEGTMTASSKGRVKLFGFWLICADMAAQYSVPDPTTPAKMYMTYQGLASYLSSGGDNYWVIDTDYDNYAITYACRTLHEDGTCNDGYSIIFSRNPRGFSPAITRIVRQKQEEICMTGQFQTVLQSGAC